One window of Desulfallas thermosapovorans DSM 6562 genomic DNA carries:
- a CDS encoding SH3 domain-containing protein, whose translation MFLLLSGASAATKLTVTGSTVNVRGGPDTSTNIISSVHKGEQFTAIDKRGDWYKIKVGGLEGWIAGWLVQAKTEADTPTGYAVVKSNSVNVRNGPGTSHKVLNRVNTGTKLPVLKVSGDWLKVQLPDGGTGWIAGWLVQVQQSAEQQAASQQTPAKGQSNNQTSGPSENQTGIAKVKQATVTGDIVNVRSGPGTSNDIVAKVNKGSKYTVDEVNGQWLKINLTDGKSGWIAGWLASVSEVPKSSPVIPTQDGNGDVSIKDADNGNGNSIDAGGTGTGNNSNVQLVINNSNVNINVRGGPGIQHNVVGQVSRGQRLGVLDRTGDWYKVSLEGGVVGWIAGWLVDIEQAEASPSPGDPPVETEDTDQSDANNPGAPVNLKRIEINQKNDHTLVSIKAAGELNYDMFLLANPQRLVIDLKNTNIGDLPDKSLVNTKAVNQMRIGLFAEDPPVVRVVFDLNQAVVSVDKLSEDRRQLDLDIYVPKVGEFLQGRVIAIDPGHGGSDPGAIGPTGLQEKDVTLDIALKLAQLLNENGARVVLTRSDDRSVDLYQRTAIAQREGADVFLSIHINANVSRDKNGTSTYYRRDTGDFPPGVDQADNRRLAGAVQSELLRALGRRSLGVLQSNFVVLRTSPVPAALAEVAFVSNPEEEQMLRQEIVRAKVAEALAIALNNYFAPNN comes from the coding sequence ATGTTTTTATTATTATCAGGGGCTTCTGCGGCCACCAAACTGACGGTGACCGGCAGCACCGTCAATGTACGCGGCGGTCCGGACACCAGTACAAATATTATAAGCAGTGTTCATAAGGGAGAACAATTCACAGCCATTGATAAGCGCGGTGACTGGTACAAGATCAAGGTGGGCGGCTTGGAGGGCTGGATTGCCGGTTGGCTGGTGCAGGCTAAAACGGAAGCTGACACACCCACAGGCTATGCCGTGGTTAAATCTAATTCAGTAAATGTCCGAAATGGTCCCGGGACAAGCCACAAGGTTTTAAACCGGGTTAATACAGGTACTAAATTGCCGGTACTGAAAGTTTCCGGCGATTGGTTAAAAGTACAATTACCTGACGGCGGCACAGGGTGGATTGCCGGTTGGTTGGTACAAGTGCAACAATCCGCTGAACAGCAAGCGGCATCTCAACAAACGCCGGCAAAGGGACAGAGCAATAACCAGACAAGCGGTCCCTCTGAAAACCAAACTGGAATAGCCAAAGTAAAGCAGGCCACGGTAACCGGCGATATTGTTAATGTTCGATCAGGACCGGGTACTTCAAATGATATTGTAGCCAAGGTAAATAAAGGTTCTAAATATACCGTCGATGAAGTTAACGGCCAGTGGTTAAAAATAAACTTGACTGACGGCAAATCCGGGTGGATTGCGGGTTGGCTAGCTTCCGTAAGTGAAGTTCCAAAGTCCTCGCCTGTTATCCCTACACAGGACGGCAATGGTGATGTATCCATAAAGGATGCAGACAATGGCAATGGTAACAGTATTGATGCTGGTGGTACCGGTACAGGCAATAACAGTAACGTGCAGCTGGTTATTAACAATAGCAATGTGAACATTAATGTACGAGGTGGCCCGGGCATCCAGCACAATGTAGTGGGCCAAGTGAGCCGTGGTCAGCGTTTAGGAGTTTTGGATCGTACCGGTGACTGGTATAAAGTCAGTTTGGAGGGAGGCGTGGTTGGCTGGATCGCCGGTTGGCTGGTTGATATAGAACAGGCCGAGGCTTCTCCATCGCCGGGAGATCCACCTGTGGAAACCGAGGATACCGACCAAAGTGATGCTAATAATCCGGGCGCGCCGGTTAACCTAAAAAGAATTGAAATCAACCAAAAAAATGATCACACCCTTGTGTCCATCAAGGCTGCCGGAGAACTGAACTACGATATGTTTTTGCTGGCCAATCCCCAACGGCTGGTTATTGATTTGAAAAATACCAATATTGGTGATTTACCTGACAAGTCACTGGTTAATACCAAAGCGGTAAACCAAATGCGTATCGGATTGTTCGCGGAAGACCCACCGGTAGTACGGGTTGTATTTGATTTAAACCAAGCAGTGGTTAGTGTGGACAAGCTTTCCGAAGATCGCAGACAACTGGACCTGGATATTTACGTACCGAAAGTAGGGGAATTTTTGCAGGGACGCGTCATTGCCATAGATCCGGGGCACGGCGGAAGCGATCCTGGTGCCATCGGGCCCACTGGACTGCAGGAAAAGGATGTAACCTTGGACATTGCTTTAAAGCTAGCGCAATTACTGAATGAAAACGGAGCCCGGGTGGTACTGACCAGAAGCGATGATCGGTCTGTTGATTTATATCAGCGCACTGCCATAGCTCAGCGTGAAGGTGCCGATGTGTTTTTAAGCATACATATCAATGCCAATGTCAGCAGGGATAAAAATGGTACCAGCACTTATTACCGAAGAGATACCGGAGACTTTCCCCCAGGGGTGGATCAAGCGGACAACCGGCGCCTGGCCGGAGCTGTTCAATCGGAATTGCTTCGGGCCTTGGGCAGGCGTAGTTTGGGTGTACTGCAATCGAACTTTGTAGTATTGCGTACTTCTCCCGTACCGGCAGCGCTGGCGGAAGTAGCCTTTGTGTCCAACCCCGAGGAGGAACAAATGTTACGGCAGGAAATAGTACGGGCCAAAGTAGCCGAGGCTCTGGCCATAGCACTAAACAACTATTTTGCACCAAATAATTAA
- a CDS encoding MBL fold metallo-hydrolase yields MQLTVLGCWAPYPRPEEACSGYLLQAGSVALMLDSGHGSFARLAKHIDYRQLTGLVVTHYHPDHYADIHCLRHAISGARRDGRMNSSIKLFVPPEPVEIYRQLAGYTDAFSVVNIAELPSVELPGAKIDNIPGPPPSTCDLFSISARVARLNKITLHFVSTMHGMPGYAVLIRHGEKSVFYSGDTAPTSSIINAARNAGLLLCEASGMDKDSEFLAGEHMTARQAGELARQTGVKKLVLTHFWPEYDIDELLTEARESFDGPVLAAKQDAVFKCY; encoded by the coding sequence ATGCAATTAACCGTACTGGGGTGCTGGGCACCCTATCCCCGCCCGGAAGAGGCCTGCTCGGGTTATTTGCTGCAAGCAGGATCAGTTGCACTGATGTTGGATTCCGGTCATGGTAGCTTTGCCCGGTTGGCAAAACATATTGATTACCGTCAGTTGACCGGATTAGTGGTCACCCATTACCACCCTGACCATTACGCTGACATACACTGCCTGCGTCACGCCATTTCAGGGGCCAGGCGTGATGGTCGTATGAATAGCTCCATCAAACTTTTTGTTCCACCGGAACCAGTGGAAATATACCGGCAGCTTGCCGGTTATACCGATGCTTTCAGTGTGGTAAATATTGCAGAACTGCCATCCGTGGAATTACCCGGAGCAAAAATCGATAACATACCCGGGCCGCCACCTTCTACCTGTGATTTATTCAGCATTTCGGCCAGGGTAGCCCGGCTTAATAAAATTACCTTGCATTTCGTATCAACAATGCACGGAATGCCCGGCTATGCAGTGTTGATCCGGCATGGGGAAAAGTCAGTCTTTTATTCCGGTGACACCGCCCCCACAAGTAGCATAATAAATGCGGCCCGCAACGCAGGTCTTTTACTTTGCGAGGCCAGCGGAATGGATAAAGACTCAGAATTTCTGGCCGGTGAACACATGACAGCCCGGCAGGCCGGAGAGTTAGCCCGGCAAACCGGGGTAAAAAAGCTAGTGCTTACACATTTTTGGCCGGAATACGATATCGATGAATTGTTGACCGAAGCCCGGGAGTCCTTTGATGGACCGGTATTAGCCGCCAAACAGGATGCAGTTTTTAAGTGTTACTAG
- a CDS encoding XTP/dITP diphosphatase — protein MSIYTSDYHDIIVSIRKFKSDPIVLATRNEGKVRELQQLLTGTGFAVVSLACHPNVPEVVEDGDTFEANAVKKAREVAVAVGRITLADDSGLVVDYLDGAPGVHSARFAGQEHDDTANNLKLLQLLDGVPRQKRTARFCCVVALATPDGQVATTQGTCEGVIIETPRGENGFGYDPLFLVPEYNRTFAELDSSTKNAISHRGRALQKVKAILAAAAQG, from the coding sequence ATGAGTATATACACTTCAGACTACCATGATATTATTGTTAGTATAAGAAAGTTTAAGTCCGATCCTATAGTCTTAGCTACCCGTAACGAGGGGAAAGTGCGGGAATTACAGCAACTGCTGACGGGAACGGGTTTTGCTGTAGTATCATTGGCTTGCCACCCTAATGTACCTGAAGTAGTAGAGGACGGCGATACATTCGAGGCCAATGCAGTAAAAAAAGCCAGAGAGGTGGCCGTTGCCGTAGGAAGAATTACCTTGGCCGACGATTCCGGGTTAGTGGTGGATTACCTGGACGGGGCTCCCGGAGTACACTCGGCCCGTTTTGCGGGACAGGAACATGATGATACAGCCAATAACCTTAAACTCCTACAACTGCTGGACGGCGTGCCGCGACAAAAACGCACAGCACGCTTTTGCTGTGTAGTGGCCCTGGCTACCCCCGACGGCCAAGTGGCCACCACTCAAGGTACCTGTGAAGGGGTTATTATTGAGACACCCCGGGGAGAGAATGGGTTCGGGTATGATCCGTTGTTTTTAGTGCCGGAGTATAACAGGACATTTGCCGAGTTGGACAGTAGCACCAAAAATGCCATTAGCCACCGGGGCCGCGCACTGCAAAAGGTTAAAGCAATTTTGGCTGCTGCGGCACAAGGGTAA
- a CDS encoding quinate 5-dehydrogenase gives MKRVVSVSLGSSRRDHQVQVELLGEQFEISRLGMDGNFEQAMAKLQQLDGQVDAIGLGGIDIYVYAGNKRYAFKDGLKLMEAVKITPVVDGSGLKNTLEREVVTYLLQNTNFIKKGTRVLMVSAVDRFGMAEAFAEAQCDVTFGDLIFAAGIPYPIKTVQELEETAARLLPEMTKLPFHMLYPTGKKQESRDEEKAQKFAQYYHDAEIIAGDFHFIKRYLPDKLNGQIIITNTTTAADIDLLRQSGASCLVTTTPVFEGRSFGTNVIEGVLVALLGKSWEEITPDEYRDIINKLNFKPRIIEMAN, from the coding sequence TTGAAACGCGTGGTCAGTGTCAGCCTGGGTTCATCCAGGCGGGATCACCAGGTGCAGGTGGAATTGCTGGGCGAACAGTTTGAGATCAGCCGCTTGGGCATGGACGGCAACTTTGAGCAAGCTATGGCTAAATTGCAGCAACTGGATGGACAAGTGGATGCCATCGGCCTGGGCGGAATTGATATATATGTCTACGCCGGCAATAAAAGATATGCCTTTAAAGACGGTTTAAAACTAATGGAGGCCGTAAAAATCACCCCGGTAGTAGACGGCAGCGGCTTGAAAAATACTTTGGAGCGAGAAGTTGTTACGTATTTGCTACAAAACACTAACTTTATAAAAAAGGGTACCCGGGTACTCATGGTCAGCGCAGTAGACCGGTTCGGAATGGCTGAAGCCTTTGCAGAAGCTCAATGTGATGTTACCTTTGGTGATTTAATTTTTGCCGCGGGTATTCCATATCCCATTAAAACTGTGCAGGAACTGGAGGAAACCGCCGCCAGGCTGCTGCCTGAAATGACCAAATTACCTTTTCACATGCTTTATCCCACCGGTAAAAAACAGGAATCACGAGATGAAGAGAAAGCCCAGAAATTTGCACAGTACTACCATGATGCCGAGATAATCGCGGGCGATTTCCATTTTATCAAGCGTTATTTACCGGACAAGCTTAACGGGCAGATTATCATTACCAACACCACCACCGCTGCAGATATTGACCTTTTGCGGCAAAGCGGTGCCAGTTGTTTGGTGACCACTACCCCAGTGTTCGAGGGCCGTTCCTTCGGCACTAATGTAATCGAGGGTGTACTGGTGGCCCTTTTGGGTAAATCTTGGGAAGAAATCACCCCTGATGAATACCGCGATATTATTAATAAATTGAACTTTAAACCCCGAATTATCGAAATGGCAAATTAA
- a CDS encoding GerMN domain-containing protein: MKAAIKFFIYMALIMVVMYSSGCAGQANNIQDDNEKQVQGQELQDPSGDNLATADSDHMPATDSQGTGSSATPASTTGNHAAPAALTQEANTTIVLYFANNNGYLQAEQRTVKKIPGIARQAIYELCRGPQSQSLAATIPDGTRLLDINIKDGLCIVNFSRELVAKHSGGSGAENATVYSIVNTLTQFSSINRVQILVEGQVVDSIAGHLDVSVPITRDDEIIRAGTPVQ, from the coding sequence ATGAAGGCGGCAATTAAATTTTTCATTTACATGGCACTGATCATGGTGGTCATGTATTCGTCAGGCTGTGCCGGTCAAGCGAACAATATCCAAGATGATAACGAAAAGCAGGTGCAAGGACAAGAATTACAGGACCCTTCAGGCGATAATTTAGCCACAGCAGATTCAGACCACATGCCGGCTACTGACAGTCAGGGCACCGGAAGTAGCGCAACACCCGCATCCACTACGGGAAACCATGCTGCACCTGCTGCGCTGACCCAGGAGGCAAATACCACCATAGTGTTGTATTTTGCCAATAATAATGGTTATTTACAGGCCGAGCAACGAACTGTTAAAAAGATACCTGGTATTGCCCGGCAGGCTATTTATGAATTATGCCGTGGGCCACAAAGCCAATCCTTGGCGGCCACAATACCCGACGGTACTCGCCTGCTGGACATCAATATCAAAGATGGACTCTGTATAGTAAATTTCAGCCGGGAACTTGTTGCCAAGCACAGCGGAGGGTCAGGGGCGGAAAACGCCACAGTGTATTCAATAGTAAATACCTTAACCCAATTTAGCAGCATTAACCGGGTACAAATATTAGTCGAGGGTCAAGTGGTTGATTCCATTGCCGGGCACCTGGATGTCAGTGTTCCCATAACAAGAGACGATGAAATCATCAGGGCCGGCACCCCGGTACAATAA
- a CDS encoding APC family permease produces the protein MQLKKVLTLRTIVATSAGLTLSSSTFVAAVQVASFLAGNAAWLAILTGGLLCMTAALCFSELNGMTPSAAGIRLYFSKAFNDRLALTVSMLYMVVIMGVIGAESYVLAQVLSEIWPAVPALVWILAMFSVVTTLNVVGIKIAGGFQDILTYGLILSLVALAFIALVKVDFHLDTPLATGGVVGLVNAVAVGVFLFIGFEWVTPLAEEVTHHRLISRGMLLAIGLLSVIYSLFTVAMTAVVPRDVLDGSPIPQLIFARSILGDAGVAWMVALTLTASITTFNAGLISVSRFIYATAREHALPKVFSKVSIRFVTPWVAILTIFVIGLTISVVVLVTHRYLILVNMAAAMECVIYVLAAMAVIMLRKKNPAADRPYRIPAGYIIPGTCVVVFTGLAMAIFAISPLVLLYIGLGLLFCTWYVNVVVPELKRRYQAQKATIRKRRRPAVRKTDQNGD, from the coding sequence TTGCAGCTAAAAAAAGTACTTACCCTGCGTACCATAGTGGCCACCAGCGCCGGCCTTACGCTGTCCAGCTCTACTTTTGTGGCGGCGGTGCAAGTGGCCAGCTTTCTGGCAGGCAATGCCGCTTGGTTGGCTATCCTCACCGGTGGGCTGCTGTGTATGACAGCGGCTCTTTGTTTTAGTGAATTAAATGGCATGACCCCTTCAGCGGCAGGTATCCGCCTTTATTTCAGCAAGGCTTTTAATGACCGGCTGGCACTTACCGTGTCCATGCTTTATATGGTAGTCATTATGGGAGTAATTGGAGCCGAAAGTTACGTGCTGGCTCAGGTATTAAGCGAAATCTGGCCGGCCGTGCCCGCATTGGTTTGGATACTGGCCATGTTTTCCGTTGTCACCACACTAAATGTGGTCGGCATTAAAATCGCCGGAGGCTTTCAGGATATACTTACTTATGGCTTGATACTATCTTTGGTGGCATTGGCATTTATCGCCCTGGTAAAAGTAGATTTTCATCTCGACACCCCCCTGGCTACAGGCGGCGTGGTCGGGCTGGTTAACGCTGTGGCAGTGGGTGTTTTTTTGTTTATAGGGTTTGAGTGGGTAACTCCATTAGCCGAGGAAGTTACCCACCACAGGTTGATTTCCAGGGGAATGCTCCTGGCCATAGGTTTATTAAGCGTTATTTACTCCCTTTTTACTGTGGCCATGACCGCAGTGGTACCCCGTGATGTGCTTGACGGTTCGCCTATACCCCAATTAATTTTTGCCCGCAGTATATTGGGTGATGCCGGGGTGGCCTGGATGGTGGCTCTCACTCTAACGGCTTCCATTACCACTTTTAACGCCGGTTTAATTAGCGTATCCCGATTTATTTATGCCACGGCCCGGGAGCATGCGCTACCGAAGGTATTCAGCAAGGTAAGTATACGCTTTGTAACACCTTGGGTGGCTATACTCACTATATTCGTCATTGGCCTGACTATTTCCGTTGTAGTTCTGGTAACGCATCGTTACTTGATACTGGTGAACATGGCCGCAGCTATGGAGTGTGTTATCTATGTTCTGGCGGCGATGGCGGTAATTATGCTGCGCAAAAAGAACCCGGCCGCTGACCGCCCCTATCGTATTCCAGCCGGCTATATTATACCAGGTACATGTGTTGTAGTGTTCACCGGCCTGGCTATGGCTATATTTGCCATCTCGCCCCTGGTATTGTTATATATCGGATTGGGCCTGTTGTTTTGCACCTGGTATGTAAACGTAGTGGTCCCCGAGCTTAAGCGCAGGTACCAAGCCCAAAAAGCAACCATCCGCAAGCGCAGGCGCCCCGCGGTCCGCAAAACAGACCAAAATGGGGATTAG
- a CDS encoding metallophosphoesterase: protein MRIGVISDTHGSLQATRQAIIRMGQIDALIHAGDLYSDALHIGSIIKVPVYAVPGNCDMPGQGPEELLITLNGVKIFITHGHLYRVKSTLQMLHYRAQELGAQLVVFGHTHVPINTWENNLLLFNPGSTSRPPNGIKAGFGILDISDNGVKGQIISMS from the coding sequence ATGCGCATTGGTGTTATAAGTGACACACACGGTTCATTACAGGCGACCAGACAAGCAATCATTAGAATGGGACAGATAGATGCTTTAATTCACGCCGGTGATTTATATAGTGATGCATTACATATAGGTTCTATCATCAAAGTACCGGTTTATGCGGTACCGGGTAATTGCGATATGCCAGGCCAGGGGCCGGAAGAACTACTAATTACCCTAAATGGAGTTAAAATTTTTATAACCCACGGCCACCTTTACCGGGTCAAAAGCACCCTACAAATGTTGCATTACCGTGCCCAGGAGTTAGGTGCTCAATTGGTGGTATTCGGTCATACCCATGTACCGATCAATACCTGGGAAAATAACCTGCTGTTATTTAACCCCGGCAGCACATCACGGCCCCCGAACGGCATAAAAGCCGGTTTTGGCATACTGGATATTAGTGATAACGGGGTAAAAGGACAGATTATCTCGATGTCATAG
- the rph gene encoding ribonuclease PH: MHRIDGRKNNTLRPVKITRNYNKYAEGSVLIEVGDTKVICTATVEERLPSWRKLEGKGGWVTAEYGMLPRSTSQRMIRDAVRGKQNGRSLEIQRLIGRALRSVTDLEALGEHMITVDCDVIQADGGTRTASITGAFVALADALYYLVQKGQLEKIPLRDFVAATSVGRVNGELMLDLCYSEDSAAEVDMNIVMTGNGQFVEIQGTGEEAAFSREETSQLLDLAEQGIKQLVEYQKKILGAIADTIGT, encoded by the coding sequence ATGCATAGAATAGACGGTAGAAAAAATAACACCCTGAGACCAGTGAAAATCACCCGCAACTATAATAAGTACGCCGAAGGATCAGTTTTAATTGAGGTTGGTGACACTAAAGTAATTTGCACTGCTACGGTGGAGGAGCGCCTGCCCAGTTGGCGCAAACTGGAGGGTAAAGGAGGATGGGTTACCGCCGAATATGGCATGCTGCCCAGAAGCACAAGCCAGCGCATGATCAGAGATGCCGTTAGGGGTAAACAAAACGGGCGGAGCCTGGAAATACAACGTTTAATCGGCCGGGCGCTACGGTCAGTTACCGACCTTGAAGCGCTTGGCGAACATATGATCACCGTGGACTGTGATGTAATACAGGCCGACGGGGGCACCCGCACGGCATCCATTACCGGCGCATTTGTGGCTCTGGCGGATGCCCTGTACTATTTGGTACAAAAAGGCCAACTGGAAAAAATACCGCTACGGGATTTTGTGGCTGCCACCAGTGTAGGTAGAGTCAACGGTGAGCTGATGCTGGATCTCTGCTATAGCGAAGATTCTGCCGCCGAGGTAGATATGAATATTGTAATGACTGGCAATGGCCAGTTTGTGGAAATCCAGGGCACCGGGGAAGAAGCCGCCTTTAGCAGAGAAGAAACCAGTCAACTTCTAGATTTGGCAGAGCAAGGAATCAAGCAATTGGTGGAATATCAAAAGAAAATTCTAGGCGCAATAGCCGATACAATAGGTACATAA
- a CDS encoding SCP2 sterol-binding domain-containing protein, with the protein MATHAEITASLQAFNEGYQKNKKLKIMNKDWNRVILIEASDIKSQHTLTLQNGELSITEGGPKNQNADLVVTSDSETLADLFYGDITPTEPYMNGTLVIKGSEDDIVRLDFISLMIWGE; encoded by the coding sequence ATGGCTACACACGCTGAAATTACAGCCAGTTTGCAGGCATTTAACGAAGGGTACCAAAAAAACAAAAAACTTAAAATTATGAACAAAGATTGGAACCGGGTCATTTTAATTGAAGCCAGTGATATTAAGTCTCAACATACCCTTACTTTGCAAAACGGTGAGCTGTCAATCACCGAGGGCGGGCCGAAAAATCAAAACGCCGATCTGGTCGTAACATCGGACAGCGAAACTTTGGCCGATTTGTTTTATGGTGATATCACTCCAACTGAACCTTACATGAACGGCACCCTGGTCATTAAGGGCAGTGAGGATGATATTGTACGCCTGGATTTTATTTCATTAATGATCTGGGGTGAGTGA
- a CDS encoding L,D-transpeptidase family protein: MASMINIDYFASMGRFSVISLIIIIIGALIIAIALGTGQAWAALGTAPGCPYYSPELEMQRVLRAMEPVPAGRDVALLQQRLKELQYYRGPIDGEYKAATVEAVKKFQLSRGLDPDGVVEEFVWRELDEAQSVIGTQSKTPPPPGEVSIVVDTYRRKLTVMSDGEPYKQYPVATGKYETPTPIGKFKVLRKAMNWGTGFGTRWIGLTVPWGVYGIHGTNKPHAIGSYASHGCIRMNNHNVEEIYPWVKPGTMVTIIGNPFKYQPSQYRTMRRDERGSDVMEVQLRLQKLGFYTGPIDGIWGGGMEKAVLDFRQSRGLSKDNSVNAEVYHLLGLQ, from the coding sequence ATGGCAAGTATGATCAACATTGATTATTTTGCTTCTATGGGCAGGTTTAGCGTTATAAGTTTAATAATTATTATTATTGGGGCACTGATTATAGCCATAGCTTTGGGCACCGGTCAGGCCTGGGCTGCTTTGGGTACAGCGCCCGGTTGCCCTTATTACTCCCCGGAGCTGGAAATGCAGCGCGTTTTAAGGGCTATGGAACCGGTTCCCGCTGGTAGGGATGTGGCTCTATTGCAACAACGTTTAAAGGAATTGCAATATTATCGGGGACCCATTGACGGTGAGTATAAAGCAGCTACAGTGGAAGCAGTGAAAAAATTTCAATTGTCACGGGGGCTAGATCCCGATGGTGTGGTGGAGGAATTTGTCTGGCGGGAGTTGGATGAAGCACAGTCCGTAATAGGGACACAAAGTAAGACACCGCCACCCCCCGGTGAAGTAAGTATAGTTGTGGATACTTACCGGCGCAAGTTGACAGTGATGTCAGACGGTGAACCATATAAACAATACCCAGTGGCAACGGGTAAGTATGAAACCCCTACGCCCATAGGTAAGTTTAAAGTTTTGCGCAAGGCTATGAATTGGGGTACGGGGTTTGGCACCCGCTGGATCGGGCTGACGGTGCCCTGGGGTGTATATGGTATCCATGGCACCAATAAGCCTCACGCCATTGGCAGCTATGCCAGCCACGGCTGTATCCGGATGAACAATCATAACGTGGAGGAAATATACCCCTGGGTAAAGCCAGGTACTATGGTGACTATAATAGGAAACCCATTCAAGTATCAACCTAGCCAATACCGGACTATGCGCCGGGATGAGCGGGGCAGCGACGTTATGGAGGTGCAACTGCGTTTACAGAAACTGGGCTTTTATACCGGTCCCATCGATGGTATATGGGGTGGTGGTATGGAAAAGGCAGTGCTTGATTTTCGCCAAAGCCGTGGATTGTCCAAAGATAATTCGGTCAATGCCGAGGTATATCATCTATTAGGTCTGCAATAA
- a CDS encoding Gfo/Idh/MocA family protein, with translation MDKLKVGIIGTGLAFSRLHYPAYQELSDKYEIVALCDPEPDKTRPWAERLGLSGGSVYTDYRPMLWRGDINVFDIMVPIEHNFRVTEDVARAIARQPGRAIICEKPLAANYEQARAHAELPSRYGVPIMIAENYRYSEEINIIRDLVRQKKVGEIVYFIYNRVVCFPEEMLKNQFAREEWRQHPVFAGGVIMDSGVHDVAALRHIFGGIDKLHAFGVPQRDDFAPYAVVTVNMYFKNGIIGNFSFYSAGKEMQRPLIGLRIFGTAGMIYLEESDCGTINVAYNDGRAEQIHYRPGRGYYNELLNLYNAMKGLETISVTPEIEYGDAKTILDILRSIKNGGVVAVDNTGDYIPHYRSFQQPAQFEYHQLKWH, from the coding sequence ATGGATAAGCTGAAAGTGGGGATTATTGGCACTGGCCTGGCTTTTTCGCGATTACATTATCCAGCTTACCAGGAGCTGTCCGATAAATATGAAATTGTGGCTCTTTGCGACCCCGAGCCTGATAAGACCCGCCCATGGGCAGAGCGACTGGGATTAAGCGGCGGTAGTGTTTATACCGACTATCGCCCCATGCTTTGGAGGGGCGACATCAATGTATTTGATATTATGGTGCCCATTGAACATAATTTTCGGGTTACCGAGGATGTAGCCCGGGCGATAGCCCGCCAGCCCGGCCGGGCCATCATTTGCGAAAAACCACTGGCCGCTAATTACGAACAGGCCAGAGCCCATGCGGAACTGCCCAGTCGCTACGGTGTACCCATTATGATTGCGGAGAACTACCGGTATAGTGAGGAAATTAACATTATCCGGGATTTGGTTAGACAGAAAAAAGTAGGTGAAATTGTTTATTTTATATATAACCGTGTGGTATGTTTTCCGGAGGAAATGCTAAAGAATCAATTTGCCCGGGAGGAGTGGCGCCAACATCCGGTATTTGCCGGGGGGGTAATCATGGACAGCGGAGTGCATGATGTTGCTGCTTTGCGCCATATATTCGGAGGTATTGATAAGCTGCATGCTTTTGGGGTGCCCCAGCGCGATGATTTCGCACCCTATGCGGTGGTTACTGTGAATATGTATTTTAAAAACGGTATAATAGGGAATTTCAGCTTTTACAGCGCGGGCAAGGAAATGCAGCGCCCCCTCATCGGCTTGCGCATATTTGGCACAGCCGGGATGATTTACCTTGAGGAAAGTGACTGTGGAACCATTAATGTAGCGTATAATGACGGCCGGGCGGAGCAAATCCATTACAGGCCGGGGCGTGGTTATTATAATGAATTGCTAAATCTTTACAATGCCATGAAAGGCCTGGAAACCATTTCCGTCACTCCGGAAATAGAATACGGGGACGCCAAGACGATTCTGGATATTCTGCGTTCCATTAAAAACGGAGGGGTTGTAGCAGTGGACAATACAGGTGACTATATTCCCCACTACCGCTCGTTTCAACAACCGGCTCAGTTTGAATATCATCAACTGAAATGGCACTAA